The Arvicola amphibius chromosome 5, mArvAmp1.2, whole genome shotgun sequence genome contains the following window.
TTGTAGCCCATCTGGCCAAGGACCTGGGTCTGAGATCTGGGGACCTGGCAGCCAGGTCTGCACGGGTGGTGTCTGATGATTACAAGCAGCGATTGCTGCTGGATCCCGAGACTGGAGATTTGCTTCTGAGGGAGAAACTAGACCGGGAAgagctgtgtgtctctgtggacCCCTGTGTGCTGCATTTCCAGGTGTCTCTTGAAAAGCCAATGCAGTATTTTCAAGGAGAATTACTGATCCAGGACATAAATGACCACTCACCAGAATTCCCAGATAGGGAAATGCTCTTGAAAATACCAGAAAACAGCCAGCCAGGCTCACGGTTTTCATTAAAATTAGCCCAGGACTTGGATGTGGGCAGCAATGGGCTTCAACAATACACAGTCAACCCCAACTCTCATTTTCATGTCCTCACTCGAAATAATAGTGGAGGCAAGAAATACCCAGAATTGGTGCAGGACAGAGCCCTGGACAGAGAGGAGCAGGCAGAGCTGAGCTTGACCCTCACAGCTCTGGATGGGGGCTCTCCACCTAGATCAGGAACAGCTATGGTTCGAATCCTGATCCTGGACATCAATGACAATGCCCCCGAATTTGTGAAGACCCCCTATGAGGTGCAGGTCCTGGAGAGCAGTCCCCCAGACTCCCCGGTCCTGACTGTCCTAGCACAGGATGCAGATACTGGCAACTTTGGGAGAGTTTCCTATGGCTTGTTCCAAGCATCAGATGAAGTTCAACAAACTTTCTCAATCAACGAAATCACGGGAGAAATACGACTGAAAAAGGGATTGgactttgaaaaaattaaatcttatcATGTGGAAATCGAGGCCACAGACGGAGGAGGCCTTTCTGGGAAGGGCGCTGTGGTGATAGAGGTGGTGGATGTGAACGACAACGCCCCAGAGCTGACCATATCTTCACTGACCAGCTCAGTCCCAGAAAATGCTCCTGAGACGGTAATCAGCATTTTCAGAGTTGGAGACAGGGATTCCGGAGAGAATGGAAAGGTGGTTTGTTCTATTCCAGAAACCCTGCCGTTCATCCTCAAATCTACTTTCAAGAATTTCTACACCCTGGTGACAGAGAGAcctctggacagagagagcagaTCTGAGTACAACATCACCATCACAGTCACCGACATGGGCACACCCAGGCTCACAACCCAGCACACCATAACAGTGGAGGTCTCTGACGTCAACGACAATGCCCCCGCCTTCACACAAAGTTTCTACACCCTGTTTGTCCAAGAGAACAACAGCCCCGCCCTGTACATAGGCACCATCAGCGCCACA
Protein-coding sequences here:
- the LOC119814457 gene encoding protocadherin beta-4-like, whose translation is MAKGLDTNNRFPSMEKMERIRPNRQVMAFIFMLVWVQVWSESTTRYSIMEETESSSFVAHLAKDLGLRSGDLAARSARVVSDDYKQRLLLDPETGDLLLREKLDREELCVSVDPCVLHFQVSLEKPMQYFQGELLIQDINDHSPEFPDREMLLKIPENSQPGSRFSLKLAQDLDVGSNGLQQYTVNPNSHFHVLTRNNSGGKKYPELVQDRALDREEQAELSLTLTALDGGSPPRSGTAMVRILILDINDNAPEFVKTPYEVQVLESSPPDSPVLTVLAQDADTGNFGRVSYGLFQASDEVQQTFSINEITGEIRLKKGLDFEKIKSYHVEIEATDGGGLSGKGAVVIEVVDVNDNAPELTISSLTSSVPENAPETVISIFRVGDRDSGENGKVVCSIPETLPFILKSTFKNFYTLVTERPLDRESRSEYNITITVTDMGTPRLTTQHTITVEVSDVNDNAPAFTQSFYTLFVQENNSPALYIGTISATDSDSGSNAHITYSLLPTHDPQLPLSSLISINANNGQLFALRALDYEALQTFEFHVGATDQGFPALSSQALVRVLVLDANDNAPFVLYPLQNASAPFTELLPRAAEPGYLVTKVVAVDRDSGQNAWLSFQLLKATEPGLFSVWAHNGEVRTSRLLSERDAPKHRLLLLVKDNGDPPRSASVTLQVLLVDGFSQPFLPLPEVALDPTGEEDALTLYLVIALASVSSLFLLSVVLFVVVRLCRRARATSVGGCSLSEGHFPGHLVDVSGDGTLSQSYQYEVCLRGDSGTGEFKFLKPMVSNLLLQDAGREIKETPHCRDSFVFS